In Paraflavitalea devenefica, a single window of DNA contains:
- a CDS encoding LytR/AlgR family response regulator transcription factor: MEKNKIKCLIVDDEPLAAEVLEQYISQLDSLWLAGKCSNAIEALSYLQKQKIDLLLLDIQMPRLTGIDFLKTLQRRPKVIITTAFRDYAVEGFDLNVLDYLVKPIPFERFLVAINKYHAAHAAEEVPLPPMIAPAINGISQDTFIYLKAGKKMVKVFLKDILYIESLKDYVKVKTTEKDIVTYQRITYLEEKLPDESFLRIHRSYIIALNKIRSFNAAFIEIGDQELPIGRQYKADVMKALGFHE, from the coding sequence ATGGAAAAGAACAAGATCAAATGCCTGATCGTTGATGATGAACCCCTCGCGGCGGAGGTACTGGAACAATATATCAGCCAGTTGGACTCTTTATGGCTGGCCGGCAAGTGCAGCAATGCCATTGAAGCCTTATCGTATTTACAGAAGCAAAAGATAGACCTCCTGTTGCTGGATATCCAGATGCCCCGGCTCACGGGCATTGATTTTCTCAAAACCCTCCAGAGGCGCCCGAAGGTGATCATTACCACGGCCTTTCGTGATTATGCCGTGGAAGGTTTTGACCTGAATGTGCTGGACTATCTGGTAAAGCCCATTCCTTTTGAACGTTTCCTCGTGGCGATCAATAAATATCATGCTGCGCACGCAGCCGAAGAAGTACCCTTGCCGCCAATGATAGCTCCGGCCATCAATGGTATTTCGCAGGATACTTTTATTTACCTGAAAGCCGGTAAGAAGATGGTAAAAGTGTTCCTGAAGGATATCCTGTATATCGAAAGCCTGAAGGATTATGTGAAAGTAAAAACCACCGAAAAAGATATTGTTACTTATCAGCGTATTACTTACCTGGAGGAGAAACTGCCTGATGAAAGTTTCCTCCGCATTCACCGCTCTTATATTATTGCTCTTAATAAGATCAGGTCCTTTAATGCCGCCTTTATTGAAATAGGCGACCAGGAATTGCCCATCGGCCGGCAATATAAAGCCGATGTAATGAAGGCCCTGGGGTTTCATGAATGA
- a CDS encoding YcxB family protein → MLVLKYHLTEEEYFDYNYYTAWASPDKKGYRIRYYGRVFLLYAAVAVLFIISNHSQQMTVDFIIFGAIAIAYFLLVPWLIKKSINRRVKDILRQPENQHVLGEAEVVLTDTGIIDKDAASESRYSWDAIVRKAETPFCYYLYTNSHHAIVIPKRAVRNAQEKQELERLLNQHLSLTSEFSEEE, encoded by the coding sequence ATGCTCGTTCTGAAATATCATCTTACCGAAGAAGAGTATTTTGATTATAATTACTACACGGCCTGGGCTTCGCCCGACAAAAAAGGCTATCGTATCCGCTATTACGGGCGGGTATTCCTTTTGTATGCGGCAGTAGCGGTCCTGTTCATTATCAGCAACCACAGTCAGCAAATGACCGTGGACTTTATCATCTTTGGCGCCATTGCCATCGCCTACTTCCTGCTGGTGCCCTGGCTCATCAAAAAATCCATCAACAGGCGGGTGAAGGACATTCTGCGACAGCCGGAAAACCAGCATGTACTGGGCGAAGCAGAGGTGGTACTGACGGATACCGGTATCATTGATAAGGATGCCGCATCAGAATCCAGGTACTCCTGGGATGCCATCGTACGCAAGGCGGAAACACCTTTCTGTTACTACTTATATACGAACTCCCATCATGCCATCGTTATACCAAAGCGGGCCGTTCGCAATGCCCAGGAAAAACAGGAGCTGGAACGGTTATTGAATCAGCACCTTTCACTGACCTCCGAATTCAGTGAAGAGGAATAA
- a CDS encoding 5-oxoprolinase subunit C family protein has product MSLSIIKPGLLDTIQDMGRYGYSSWGINPGGVMDSYAARVANMLVGNEPGEAVMEIHFPGAQLLFEQNALISITGADFTPTLNDNEPVSTWRPIVVRRNTLLHFPKWQYGSRCYLAVHGGFCVPRWLNSYSTNLKAGAGGYQGRRLEKGDEVPFKENSIYFAGLLKESREYQPLNWRVDTGKTYQLPHEILFTIGNEWTQLTHTSQREMLDNNFIIHPFSDRMGYQLRGVALQQQHPAELVSTGVSFGTIQLLPDGQLILLMADHQTTGGYPRIGHVISSQLPKLAQLRPSDSIHFSMVDMPTAEQLLFSQEHELSIIQRACHDHLNQLVC; this is encoded by the coding sequence ATGTCATTATCAATTATCAAACCCGGACTGCTGGATACCATCCAGGATATGGGCCGGTATGGTTACAGTAGCTGGGGTATCAATCCCGGGGGAGTTATGGACAGTTACGCCGCCCGCGTAGCCAATATGCTGGTAGGCAATGAGCCAGGGGAAGCCGTGATGGAGATCCATTTTCCCGGCGCCCAGTTGTTGTTTGAACAGAATGCCCTGATCAGCATTACCGGGGCCGATTTTACGCCTACGCTGAATGATAATGAGCCGGTGAGTACCTGGCGGCCGATTGTGGTGCGCAGGAATACCCTCCTGCATTTTCCCAAATGGCAGTATGGCAGCCGTTGTTACCTGGCTGTTCATGGTGGTTTTTGCGTGCCCCGTTGGCTGAACAGCTACAGCACCAACCTGAAGGCCGGCGCCGGCGGTTACCAGGGGCGCAGGCTGGAAAAAGGCGATGAAGTGCCTTTTAAGGAGAACAGTATTTATTTTGCCGGGCTGCTGAAAGAAAGCCGGGAATACCAGCCCCTGAACTGGCGGGTGGATACCGGCAAAACGTATCAACTGCCCCATGAGATATTATTTACCATTGGCAATGAATGGACCCAGTTAACCCATACTTCCCAGCGTGAAATGCTGGACAATAATTTTATTATCCATCCCTTTTCCGATCGCATGGGCTACCAGTTGCGCGGGGTGGCCTTACAACAGCAACATCCTGCTGAGCTGGTCTCTACCGGTGTGAGTTTTGGTACGATACAGTTGTTGCCGGATGGACAACTGATCCTGCTGATGGCCGATCACCAGACGACGGGCGGTTACCCCCGCATCGGCCATGTCATCTCTTCCCAACTGCCCAAACTGGCGCAGTTAAGGCCCAGCGACAGCATTCATTTCAGTATGGTGGACATGCCAACTGCGGAGCAATTGTTATTTTCACAGGAGCATGAGCTGAGTATTATTCAGCGGGCCTGTCACGATCACCTGAACCAATTAGTATGTTAG
- the pxpB gene encoding 5-oxoprolinase subunit PxpB → MNQLPDIYPMGDGAVTIDLGNRLSETLNGKVLAMQDWLQQNSFEGLKDIITAYSSLTILYDPVLIKSHYRPPRTVFEWVRERVAVAYRQSAASATSTPVKHRIPVYYGAENGGDLESLARQKQLTPEEVVRLHTARVYRVYMIGFLPGFSYLAEVDELIALPRKEKPVMVAPGSVGIAGSQTGIYPFACPGGWNIIGRTPLQLFNAQSKNPVLLKAGDEVEFYEL, encoded by the coding sequence GTGAATCAATTACCCGACATATACCCCATGGGAGATGGGGCCGTTACCATTGACCTCGGTAACCGGCTCAGCGAAACGCTGAACGGAAAGGTGCTGGCTATGCAGGACTGGCTGCAACAAAATAGCTTCGAAGGCCTGAAAGACATTATCACCGCTTATTCCTCACTTACCATTTTGTATGATCCTGTACTCATTAAAAGCCATTACCGGCCTCCCCGTACGGTATTTGAATGGGTGCGGGAAAGGGTGGCTGTTGCTTACCGCCAATCAGCCGCTTCGGCAACCAGCACCCCGGTAAAACACCGTATCCCTGTTTATTATGGCGCAGAAAACGGCGGGGACCTGGAGTCCCTGGCCCGGCAAAAGCAACTGACCCCGGAAGAAGTGGTGCGGCTGCATACTGCCAGGGTGTACCGGGTGTATATGATCGGTTTCCTGCCGGGATTTTCCTATTTGGCCGAAGTAGATGAACTGATAGCCCTGCCCCGCAAAGAAAAACCAGTGATGGTAGCGCCAGGCAGTGTGGGCATAGCAGGCTCACAAACAGGCATTTACCCCTTTGCCTGCCCGGGAGGATGGAATATTATCGGCCGTACACCGCTGCAATTGTTCAACGCTCAGTCTAAAAATCCCGTACTCTTAAAGGCTGGTGACGAAGTGGAGTTTTATGAACTATAA
- the topA gene encoding type I DNA topoisomerase, with protein MAKNLLIVESPAKAKTIEKILGKDFEVKSCYGHIRDLEKDEMGIDVKNNYQPRYIVPEEKERVVKELRTLAKKSEEVWLATDEDREGEAISWHLCEVLGLDPSTTKRIVFHEITKPAIIKAVDSPRTVDMNLVNAQQARRILDRIVGFELSPVLWRKMSMKNNLSAGRVQSVAVRLIAEREREINAFVAVSSFKIEALFTAKDTTGKQVTFGAEGKKFNQAEDAEKFLQSCIGANYTVTDIQVKPGKKSPSAPFTTSTLQQEASRKFGYSVSRTMLLAQKLYESGYISYMRTDSVNLSDTAMDGIRNQVTNQYGDRYYQPRKYKNKNESAQEAHEAIRPTYMENATVDDPDTKRLYELIWKRTMASQMADAELEKTIAKIQVSTNKEELTASGEVLKFEGFLKVYREDRDDEDITEDEQAEGMLPPLSVQQQLPLREMKAIERFSRPLPRYTEASLVKKLEELGIGRPSTYAPTISTIQKRGYVEKRDKEGIRRDFRVFRLADNAITKITEQENTGAEKSKLFPTDLGLVVTDFLKQYFDDIMDYGFTARVEEEFDEVAAGKIKWNTMIDDFYIPFKKDVENTIENAERIKGERELGVDAESGKKIVARMGRYGPMVQIGDVNDEEKPRFAALKKEQSIETITLDEALQLFQLPRTLGEYDGQEVAVNIGRFGPYVKLGEQFISIPRGEDPLEVTLDRAIALINEKQKADAPISTYENKPVTKGKGRFGPFIKWNDMFINVPRRYNFDALSASDIKELIDAKVAKEANRYIQHWPEEKIAIENGRWGPFIRFGKKMLKLGKKADDTKYTAEDMATVSLDEVKKIIETQVPNAFAKKTKAAPAKKAAAKKTATKKAAPKKK; from the coding sequence ATGGCGAAGAATTTATTGATCGTAGAGTCCCCTGCAAAAGCGAAGACTATCGAGAAGATCCTGGGCAAAGATTTCGAGGTGAAAAGTTGCTATGGTCATATCCGTGATCTGGAAAAAGATGAGATGGGTATTGATGTAAAGAACAATTATCAACCCCGTTATATAGTACCGGAAGAGAAGGAAAGAGTGGTAAAGGAATTAAGAACGCTGGCCAAAAAATCTGAAGAAGTGTGGCTGGCAACGGATGAGGACCGCGAAGGAGAAGCCATTAGCTGGCATTTATGCGAGGTACTGGGATTAGACCCCTCTACTACCAAACGCATTGTTTTTCATGAAATTACAAAGCCCGCCATCATTAAAGCGGTCGATTCTCCCCGCACGGTGGACATGAACCTGGTGAATGCCCAGCAGGCCCGCCGGATACTGGACCGCATTGTGGGTTTTGAACTGAGCCCTGTGCTCTGGCGCAAAATGAGCATGAAGAACAACCTCAGCGCCGGCCGGGTGCAGAGTGTGGCTGTTCGCCTCATTGCCGAGCGGGAAAGGGAGATCAACGCCTTCGTAGCTGTCAGCTCCTTTAAAATAGAAGCCCTGTTCACCGCCAAAGATACCACCGGCAAACAGGTGACCTTCGGCGCAGAAGGCAAAAAATTCAACCAGGCCGAAGACGCTGAAAAGTTCCTGCAAAGCTGTATTGGCGCCAATTATACCGTAACGGATATCCAGGTAAAACCGGGCAAGAAGTCCCCTTCTGCTCCTTTTACCACTTCTACCCTGCAGCAGGAAGCCTCCCGCAAATTCGGTTATTCTGTGAGCCGCACCATGCTGCTGGCGCAAAAGCTGTATGAAAGCGGTTATATATCTTATATGCGTACCGACAGTGTGAACCTGAGCGATACAGCCATGGATGGTATCCGCAACCAGGTCACCAATCAGTATGGCGATCGCTACTACCAGCCACGCAAGTATAAGAACAAGAACGAATCGGCACAGGAAGCGCATGAGGCTATCCGTCCTACCTACATGGAGAATGCCACCGTAGATGATCCGGATACCAAAAGGCTGTATGAGCTCATCTGGAAGCGTACCATGGCCAGCCAGATGGCAGATGCCGAACTGGAAAAGACCATTGCCAAAATACAGGTATCCACCAATAAAGAAGAACTAACGGCCAGCGGCGAGGTGCTCAAATTTGAAGGGTTCCTGAAAGTATACCGCGAAGACCGGGATGATGAAGACATTACCGAAGATGAGCAGGCAGAAGGGATGCTGCCACCACTCAGCGTGCAGCAACAATTGCCATTGCGGGAAATGAAAGCCATTGAACGCTTCAGCAGGCCCCTGCCCCGCTATACGGAAGCTTCCCTGGTAAAGAAACTGGAAGAGCTGGGTATTGGCCGGCCTTCTACTTACGCACCTACCATCTCTACCATCCAGAAAAGAGGCTACGTAGAGAAAAGGGATAAAGAAGGCATACGCCGCGATTTCCGCGTATTCCGCCTGGCCGATAACGCCATCACCAAGATCACAGAACAGGAAAATACCGGCGCCGAAAAGTCGAAACTGTTCCCCACCGATCTCGGACTGGTGGTGACAGACTTCCTGAAGCAGTATTTTGATGATATCATGGATTACGGTTTCACTGCCCGCGTAGAAGAGGAATTTGACGAGGTGGCTGCAGGCAAGATCAAGTGGAACACGATGATCGATGATTTTTATATCCCCTTCAAAAAGGATGTAGAGAATACCATTGAGAATGCCGAACGCATCAAGGGCGAACGTGAGCTGGGTGTAGACGCAGAAAGCGGCAAAAAGATAGTAGCCCGTATGGGACGTTATGGCCCCATGGTGCAGATAGGCGATGTGAATGATGAGGAGAAACCCCGTTTTGCCGCCCTGAAGAAAGAGCAGAGCATAGAGACCATCACCCTGGATGAAGCGCTGCAACTGTTCCAGCTCCCCCGCACACTGGGCGAGTACGATGGGCAGGAAGTGGCGGTAAACATAGGCCGGTTTGGCCCCTATGTAAAGCTGGGTGAGCAATTCATTTCCATTCCCCGCGGTGAAGACCCGCTGGAAGTAACGCTGGACAGGGCCATAGCGCTCATCAACGAAAAGCAGAAGGCTGACGCTCCCATCAGCACGTATGAGAACAAGCCCGTTACCAAAGGTAAAGGCCGCTTTGGCCCCTTTATCAAGTGGAACGACATGTTTATCAATGTGCCCCGCCGTTATAACTTTGATGCGCTGAGCGCTTCGGACATCAAAGAGCTCATCGACGCCAAGGTAGCCAAGGAAGCCAACCGTTACATCCAGCACTGGCCCGAAGAAAAAATTGCTATTGAAAATGGCCGCTGGGGTCCCTTCATCCGTTTCGGCAAGAAAATGCTGAAGCTGGGTAAGAAAGCAGACGATACCAAATACACCGCAGAAGATATGGCAACAGTAAGCCTGGACGAAGTGAAAAAGATCATTGAGACCCAGGTACCTAATGCATTTGCCAAAAAGACCAAGGCTGCCCCGGCTAAGAAAGCGGCCGCTAAAAAAACAGCCACTAAAAAGGCTGCGCCGAAGAAGAAATAG
- a CDS encoding Dps family protein, whose product MKANIGLTEKNAQQIAAALNKLLADEHILYAKTHNYHWNYVGDNFMEMHKFYEGQYEELAEMIDEVAERIRHIGHFAEGRLKEYLKLTDLEEPAPTPDQQKQVRNLLDDHETVTRWLRQQVDIMQDKLKDAGTADFLTGLMEKHEKMAWMLRSYLK is encoded by the coding sequence ATGAAAGCCAATATTGGTCTTACCGAAAAAAATGCACAGCAGATTGCCGCCGCACTCAACAAGCTTCTGGCCGATGAACACATCCTCTATGCCAAAACCCACAACTACCATTGGAACTATGTAGGCGATAACTTCATGGAGATGCACAAATTCTATGAAGGACAGTATGAGGAACTGGCTGAAATGATTGATGAGGTAGCGGAACGTATCCGCCACATCGGCCACTTTGCCGAAGGACGTTTAAAAGAATACCTCAAGCTGACCGACCTCGAAGAACCGGCCCCTACCCCCGATCAGCAAAAACAGGTACGCAACCTGCTCGATGATCATGAAACCGTAACACGCTGGTTGCGCCAGCAGGTGGATATTATGCAGGACAAGCTGAAAGACGCCGGCACTGCCGACTTCCTCACCGGCCTCATGGAAAAGCATGAGAAAATGGCCTGGATGCTGCGCTCCTATTTGAAATAA
- a CDS encoding LamB/YcsF family protein, with translation MLEIDINCDMGESTHLWPYDITKDLALFPYVSSINIACGFHAGDPHTMHELVEAALEAGIAIGAHPSFMDRDNFGRSHMHLSPEMVYDLVTYQVGALQAFLKLYNADLHHVKPHGALYNMAAADPALATTICLAVKNLDKNLLLYGLSGSELIKRAQSVKLATYSEVFADRTYRDDGSLTPRSEANALIEEEDACIKQVLQMIGKESVTTTSGKTIPIEAETVCIHSDGAHALAFAQRIKHTLKRHGIEITAI, from the coding sequence ATGTTAGAAATTGATATTAACTGTGATATGGGGGAAAGCACCCATCTCTGGCCTTATGATATAACAAAAGACCTTGCTTTATTTCCGTACGTCAGTTCCATTAATATAGCCTGCGGGTTCCATGCGGGTGATCCGCACACCATGCATGAGTTGGTAGAAGCGGCGCTGGAGGCAGGTATAGCCATTGGCGCACACCCTTCTTTTATGGACCGGGATAATTTTGGCCGCAGCCATATGCATCTGTCGCCTGAAATGGTGTACGACCTGGTAACCTACCAGGTAGGCGCTTTGCAGGCTTTCCTGAAATTATACAATGCAGACCTGCATCATGTGAAGCCCCATGGCGCTTTATATAATATGGCCGCGGCAGATCCCGCATTGGCCACCACCATTTGCCTGGCTGTAAAAAATTTAGACAAAAACCTCCTCCTGTATGGCCTTTCGGGCAGTGAGTTGATCAAAAGGGCGCAATCTGTAAAACTGGCTACCTACAGTGAGGTATTTGCCGACAGGACTTACCGTGATGATGGCAGTCTTACACCACGTTCGGAAGCCAATGCCCTCATTGAAGAAGAAGATGCTTGTATTAAGCAGGTGTTGCAGATGATAGGGAAGGAGTCTGTAACTACCACCAGTGGCAAAACGATACCTATTGAGGCCGAAACAGTTTGTATCCATAGCGACGGAGCGCATGCACTGGCTTTTGCCCAACGAATAAAACATACATTAAAACGACACGGTATTGAAATTACAGCCATTTAA
- a CDS encoding NRAMP family divalent metal transporter, with product MKLQPFKRSGTPSPDKRVVFGGGGAILGAAFLMANSSIGPGFLTQTTVFTQQLLAGMGFVILVSVLLDIGAQLNTWRILTISELRAQDLANRLLPGLGYFLAVLVIMGGFAFNIGNIAGCGLGMNVLTGMSFEKGAVISCVVALLLFWLSEIGKMLDGFTKTLGVVKILLTLFIAFSAHPPLGEALRQTIMPEKISTVAIVALVGGTVGGYITFSGAHRLLDAGIKGTAYIPQVNRSAMSGIVISSIMRYVLFLAALGVMVQGVVLDANNPPASVFRHAAGEIGFRIFGVVLWSAAISSVVGAAYTSVSFFKTFHPVFARYERLCISVFIILSTIIFVWIGKPKQLLIAAGVINGLILPVGLAIILIAAMNRKLMKDYRHPLWMQLAGWAVVVVMGYMGAKAIMSDLPALWK from the coding sequence TTGAAATTACAGCCATTTAAAAGATCCGGTACTCCTTCTCCTGATAAGCGTGTTGTATTCGGCGGCGGCGGCGCCATCCTCGGGGCCGCTTTCCTGATGGCCAATTCCTCCATAGGTCCGGGGTTCCTAACACAAACGACGGTATTCACCCAGCAGTTGCTGGCCGGGATGGGCTTTGTGATTCTGGTATCTGTACTGCTCGACATCGGCGCGCAACTGAATACCTGGCGCATTTTAACGATCAGTGAGCTGCGGGCACAGGACCTGGCCAACCGCTTGTTGCCGGGACTGGGTTATTTCCTGGCTGTACTGGTGATCATGGGTGGTTTTGCTTTTAATATTGGTAATATAGCAGGTTGTGGGTTGGGCATGAATGTGCTCACCGGGATGTCTTTTGAAAAAGGGGCAGTGATCAGTTGTGTAGTGGCGTTGTTACTGTTCTGGCTCAGTGAGATCGGCAAGATGCTGGACGGATTTACAAAGACGCTGGGCGTGGTCAAGATCCTGCTTACTTTATTCATTGCCTTTAGTGCGCATCCTCCGTTGGGAGAAGCCTTGAGGCAGACGATCATGCCGGAGAAGATCAGCACGGTAGCCATTGTAGCACTGGTGGGCGGTACGGTGGGCGGGTATATTACTTTTTCCGGCGCGCACCGGCTGCTGGATGCGGGTATTAAAGGCACCGCCTATATACCGCAGGTAAACCGCAGCGCCATGAGTGGCATTGTTATCAGCAGCATTATGCGGTATGTATTGTTCCTGGCTGCATTGGGTGTGATGGTACAGGGCGTGGTGCTGGATGCCAATAATCCACCGGCCAGTGTATTCAGGCATGCGGCAGGGGAGATCGGCTTCCGCATTTTTGGGGTGGTATTGTGGAGTGCCGCCATTTCCTCGGTAGTGGGGGCGGCCTATACCTCGGTCTCTTTCTTTAAAACATTCCATCCTGTTTTTGCGCGTTATGAGCGTTTGTGTATTTCTGTATTTATTATTCTTTCCACGATCATCTTTGTATGGATCGGCAAACCTAAACAGTTGCTGATTGCTGCCGGTGTGATAAATGGGCTGATCCTGCCCGTGGGACTGGCCATTATATTAATCGCTGCCATGAACCGCAAACTGATGAAAGATTACCGTCATCCATTATGGATGCAACTGGCCGGCTGGGCCGTCGTAGTGGTGATGGGCTATATGGGGGCGAAGGCAATTATGAGTGATTTGCCGGCGTTGTGGAAGTAA
- a CDS encoding transglutaminase family protein, with amino-acid sequence MEENKEISALFHLLDDPDTEVYNVVSTRIIDYGKGIIPNLENLWENTISEEVQERIEVLIHRLHLRDLSEEVVQWNKNTHQDLLTGALLVSRFQYPELATAPVYQEVEKLRRNIWLELNNYLTPLEQVNVLTSILYNYYSLRGAEVGYQHPEEFLINKQLETKRGNAIANGILYLILSELLDVPVRAINIPRQFVLAYFKSDYDFNRHTEDTMYKAEFFIDPMSGQVFTHKDVENYFKRISVPPVPSYFKPLSNKRIIQSLLEEFSKCFDTDKTRYKQQELIALSEMIVDQPDDDQPEGDVPPPPAGNE; translated from the coding sequence ATGGAAGAAAACAAAGAAATATCGGCACTCTTTCACCTGTTGGACGACCCCGACACCGAAGTATATAATGTAGTATCCACCCGCATTATTGACTATGGCAAAGGGATCATCCCCAACCTGGAAAACCTGTGGGAGAATACCATCAGTGAAGAAGTGCAGGAAAGGATTGAAGTGCTCATCCATCGCCTTCACCTCCGTGATCTTTCTGAAGAAGTGGTACAATGGAATAAAAATACGCACCAGGACCTCCTCACCGGCGCTTTACTGGTATCCCGTTTTCAATATCCTGAACTGGCGACCGCCCCGGTATACCAGGAAGTGGAGAAACTGCGCCGCAACATCTGGCTGGAGCTGAATAATTACCTCACGCCGCTGGAGCAGGTCAATGTGCTCACCAGCATCCTGTACAACTATTACAGCTTGCGGGGCGCAGAAGTAGGTTATCAGCACCCGGAAGAATTCCTCATCAACAAACAACTGGAAACCAAAAGAGGCAATGCGATTGCCAATGGTATCCTTTACCTGATACTGAGTGAACTGCTGGATGTGCCGGTACGGGCCATCAACATTCCGCGGCAGTTTGTACTGGCTTACTTTAAGTCCGACTACGACTTCAACCGCCATACAGAAGATACCATGTACAAGGCGGAATTCTTTATAGACCCTATGAGTGGGCAGGTATTTACCCACAAAGACGTAGAGAACTATTTCAAGCGCATCAGTGTACCTCCGGTACCCTCCTACTTTAAACCCCTCTCCAACAAACGCATCATACAATCCCTGCTGGAAGAATTCAGCAAATGCTTTGACACCGACAAAACCCGTTATAAGCAACAGGAGCTGATAGCGCTGTCCGAAATGATCGTGGACCAGCCCGACGACGACCAGCCGGAAGGTGATGTCCCCCCTCCTCCCGCCGGAAACGAATAA
- a CDS encoding sensor histidine kinase — translation MSDKAKSFYIGNNRRLTHLLFWVGYLLVYTGVHTGDDEMVEYFLYELQQLPWAMLVAYVNMYVLYPRLFAKRQYAAYTLASMVLLFISSVISRTIIEKWFEPVFFPATTYPEPVFVWYMLFKGMLWFLSPVLLFTLVIKILQQWFRQEQQQQKTAQEKLNAELNFLKAQVHPHFLFNTLNNLYALTLQASPTAPAVVLKLSELMSYMLYDSRSDLTSLQQEIRHIKNYIELEQLRYGNRLDVSLNVSGETGQVSIAPLLLIPFVENAFKHGISEETGNVWVTIDIKVKHDWLSVKVENSYNEPLPPTSGDGDKNGIGLQNVTRRLNLMYEYNHELVINKEPGRYSVDLKIKLS, via the coding sequence ATGAGTGATAAAGCGAAAAGCTTTTATATTGGCAATAACCGGCGGCTTACGCACCTGCTTTTTTGGGTGGGCTACCTGTTGGTGTACACAGGCGTACATACCGGCGATGATGAAATGGTTGAGTATTTCCTTTATGAATTGCAGCAGCTACCCTGGGCCATGCTGGTAGCGTATGTAAATATGTATGTATTGTACCCCCGCTTATTTGCAAAGCGCCAATATGCTGCTTACACACTGGCTTCTATGGTATTGTTGTTTATAAGTTCGGTCATCAGCCGCACTATTATTGAGAAATGGTTTGAGCCGGTATTCTTTCCCGCCACTACCTATCCCGAACCTGTATTTGTATGGTACATGCTGTTTAAAGGCATGTTGTGGTTCCTGAGCCCCGTATTGTTATTTACACTGGTCATTAAAATATTGCAGCAGTGGTTCAGGCAGGAACAGCAGCAGCAAAAGACAGCGCAGGAGAAGCTAAATGCCGAACTGAATTTCCTCAAAGCACAGGTGCATCCGCATTTTTTATTCAATACGCTCAATAACCTGTATGCCCTTACGCTGCAGGCCTCGCCCACAGCCCCTGCCGTGGTATTGAAGTTGTCGGAATTAATGAGCTATATGCTGTACGATTCCCGGTCGGACCTTACTTCCCTGCAGCAGGAGATCAGGCACATTAAAAATTATATTGAACTGGAACAATTGCGCTATGGCAACCGGCTGGACGTATCGCTCAATGTATCGGGCGAGACCGGGCAGGTAAGCATAGCCCCACTATTGCTGATCCCCTTTGTGGAGAATGCATTCAAGCATGGCATAAGCGAGGAGACCGGTAATGTGTGGGTCACGATTGATATCAAGGTGAAGCATGACTGGCTGAGCGTAAAGGTGGAAAACAGCTATAACGAACCACTGCCGCCCACTTCCGGCGATGGGGATAAAAATGGCATCGGGTTACAAAACGTAACACGCCGCCTGAACCTGATGTATGAATATAATCATGAACTGGTGATCAATAAAGAGCCGGGCCGCTATAGTGTGGACCTGAAAATAAAGCTATCCTGA